From the genome of Pseudomonas bubulae:
TGAGTTGCGACAGTGCCCCCCTCTTTTTCCGTGAGCAGGTGCCCGAATTCCATGCGACATAACGGCAAACGGCTTTGCGCCGAAAACGACTTTTCTTCGGTCATCTCAACAATCTGAATGCCAGCCTTGGGCCCTACCCTGGGTTTAAGCCAACCTTTGGCTCCCAACTTGAGACCGCCAGGCAAGCTGGCACTACTCACTTCTGGGTCCCAGTCAGCCCACCGTCCCGCATCCCTATACAAGCGGAACACTTGCGCGGGGGTCGATCTGATTTCAATAGACTCTTTGATTTCCATGGCCTTTGCCTTGCGTCTGTAGGGTCAAAATAATTGTAAATGCATTTACAATATAAAACCACACACCAGGAACGGCTGGTAAAAATCGCTACAAACACGATCCTCTTAGGACTCAGCTCCAGAGTTGGACTCCCTGCTCATCACCGGTCAGCACCAACGGCAATACAATAAGCACACCGCCGAGATACGACTCAGGCTCAGTGGCCAGCTGGGGCATACAACGGTCGTGATGACCGAGATTTACATCCGTCAAAGGGGCGGCAAAAAGGCAACCCAACCAAATGATTTTTGACGGGCATTCTTCACAGCAATTATTTTTGATCACGTAGAAGCAATGGCCTTCAGGGTCCTGGCACCGTCTCGCTGCGAAACATACACAGACACAGATCTAACCTACTGTTTTTAAAAAATAAATTTTTTGAATTAAAATCCCCCGTTCATAATGACGGGCCGGTTCGATTCCGGCTTCGGGCACCAAACAAATCAAGGGCTTGCATGAGACTCCTCGTGCAGGCCCTTTGTTTTGTTCGCTGCGATTTTTTCGGGTTATGCCATCGTTCATTGTTTCGAGTGGTTGGCGAGGTCTTCGCTTGACTGCCACCAATCGAGAACTGCTTGGTGTCGGGTCATGTTCAACGTCACTCCCTCAGCGAGCCAAACCCCCAGCACAGCAACAACCATTCCACTCCACGCCACGCCATGCCAACCCTGGCATGACCTC
Proteins encoded in this window:
- a CDS encoding SRPBCC family protein codes for the protein MEIKESIEIRSTPAQVFRLYRDAGRWADWDPEVSSASLPGGLKLGAKGWLKPRVGPKAGIQIVEMTEEKSFSAQSRLPLCRMEFGHLLTEKEGGTVATHWVEFSGPLSFLFRYLIGRSIQAALPNTMQGLKKSSEARASSL